A DNA window from Naumovozyma dairenensis CBS 421 chromosome 7, complete genome contains the following coding sequences:
- the PIL1 gene encoding lipid-binding protein PIL1 (similar to Saccharomyces cerevisiae PIL1 (YGR086C); ancestral locus Anc_3.420), whose product MHRTYSLRNSRAPTAAQLQSPPPPTSSTKSRFFGKGGIAYNFRTKTAGSFGPELSRKLSQLVKIEKNVLRSLEIASNERRDAAKQLSVWGLENDDDVSDITDKLGVLIYEVSELDDQFIDRYDQYRLTMKSIRDIEGSVQPSRDRKDKITDKIAYLKYKDPQSTKIEVLEQELVRAEAESLVAEAQLSNITRSKLRAAFNYQFDSIIEHSEKIALIAGYGKALLELLDDSPVTPGETRPAYDGYEASKQIIIDAESALNEWTLDSAQVKPTLSFKQDYEDYEEEEDDEGQEPQIPEEEEEEEEEEEEEMEDQGQEQSIVEDNLDSHPSQLDPEQQQQTWSEEEVDEEHDLQESLQEGEHEQVHEAAVSNI is encoded by the coding sequence ATGCATAGAACTTATTCCTTAAGGAATTCAAGAGCACCCACTGCAGCTCAATTACAAAGTCCACCTCCACCAACATCCTCAACGAAATCCAGATTCTTCGGTAAAGGTGGTATTGCTTATAATTTCAGAACCAAGACTGCAGGATCATTTGGTCCTGAATTATCAAGGAAATTATCTCAATTAGTGAAAATTGAGAAGAATGTCTTAAGATCATTAGAAATTGCGTCCAATGAAAGACGTGATGCTGCTAAACAATTATCTGTTTGGGGGttagaaaatgatgatgacgtTTCTGATATTACTGATAAATTGGGTGTCTTAATTTATGAAGTTAGTGAATTGGATGATCAATTTATTGATCGTTATGATCAATATAGATTGACTATGAAATCAATTAGAGATATTGAAGGGTCTGTTCAACCTTCAAGAGACCGTAAGGATAAAATTACTGATAAGATTGCTTACTTGAAGTATAAAGATCCTCAATCTACAAAGATTGAAGTGTTGGAACAAGAATTGGTTAGAGCTGAAGCGGAAAGTTTAGTTGCTGAAGCTCAATTGTCAAATATTACTAGATCAAAATTGAGAGCAGCTTTCAATTATCAATTCGATTCCATAATTGAACATTCTGAAAAGATTGCATTGATTGCAGGTTATGGGAAGGCTTTATTGGAATTGTTAGATGATTCTCCTGTGACTCCTGGTGAAACGAGACCGGCTTATGATGGATATGAAGCCTCGAAACAAATCATTATTGATGCTGAAAGTGCTTTGAATGAATGGACTTTAGATTCTGCTCAAGTTAAACCAACTTTAAGTTTCAAACAAGATTATGAAGattatgaagaagaagaagacgatgAGGGTCAAGAACCTCAAATaccagaagaagaagaagaagaagaagaagaagaagaagaggaaatGGAAGATCAAGGTCAAGAACAAAGTATAGTGGAAGATAATCTAGATAGCCATCCATCTCAATTGGATccagaacaacaacaacaaacatggtctgaagaagaagtagaTGAAGAACATGATTTACAGGAAAGTCTACAGGAAGGTGAACATGAACAAGTTCATGAAGCCGCCGTGTCCAATATCTAA
- the PFA3 gene encoding palmitoyltransferase PFA3 (similar to Saccharomyces cerevisiae PFA3 (YNL326C); ancestral locus Anc_3.12), with the protein MQGGTWSTISTLFPRCLTTFLFLWTSYVIITRINTIPTIPPHDIDITINLYFHIFIFQNHNNGTRKSIRLPRSISRKIYMMQDLVKNYHHNILTKKSYTMKRNGRYRLCQTCQVWKPDRCHHCSTCNKCILKMDHHCPWFAECIGFKNQKFFIQFLIYCTIYAFVALGLISYQFVNWYKNQNYMNEYIDFTLLIVGLLAFVISISVLAFSSFSIYQVLKNRTTIEMYGIRRYNRDFAILNGTEESDFKNIFELDSNLLNWKEVMGDSWIEWIFPIVTFKISRNRHSTDEKGLYFNINSHARREMLDSIDLQDRLLRRVTPRSSVESTRPLIIDDI; encoded by the coding sequence ATGCAGGGCGGAACATGGAGTACTATCTCAACACTTTTCCCAAGATGTTTAACGACATTTCTGTTTTTATGGACTTCTTATGTCATCATCACACGAATTAATACAATCCCCACGATTCCCCCTcatgatattgatattacCATTAATCTCTATTTccatatattcatatttcaaaatcataaCAATGGGACCAGGAAGTCCATTAGACTTCCCAGATCTATTAgtagaaaaatatacatgATGCAGGACTTGGTCAAGAATTACCACCACAATATCTTAACAAAGAAAAGTTACacaatgaaaagaaatggtCGATATAGATTATGTCAAACTTGTCAAGTTTGGAAACCAGATAGATGCCATCATTGTTCAACATGTAATAAATgtatattgaaaatggatCATCATTGTCCTTGGTTTGCTGAATGTATTGGGttcaaaaatcaaaaattcttcattcaatttttaatttattgTACTATTTATGCATTCGTGGCTTTGGGGTTAATTTCATATCAATTTGTAAATTGGTATAAGAATCAAAACTAtatgaatgaatatatcGATTTTACATTATTGATTGTTGGACTGTTGGCATTTGtcatttcaatttctgtTTTGGCGTTTAGTTCATTTAGTATTTAtcaagttttgaaaaatagaACCACAATAGAAATGTATGGGATACGAAGATATAATAGAGATTTTGCAATTTTAAATGGTACAGAAGAGAGtgattttaaaaatatatttgaattagattcaaatttattgaattggaaGGAAGTTATGGGTGATTCATGGATTGAATGGATTTTCCCAATAGTTACTTTTAAAATATCTCGTAATAGACATTCTACAGATGAGAAAGGATTgtattttaatattaattcaCATGCAAGAAGGGAAATGTTAGATAGTATTGATTTACAAGATAGACTTTTAAGGAGAGTTACTCCTAGGTCATCTGTAGAGTCAACTCGGCCATTAATTATAGATGACATATGA
- the EGT2 gene encoding Egt2p (similar to Saccharomyces cerevisiae EGT2 (YNL327W); ancestral locus Anc_3.11): MVSLINILLTATTAFASTTKYFTNTTTIIPSSPKPFFSDIQLKDAYSMTTNCTDPNHWFLVQAELFVPQGSKNDIYMTLPEQFGSFPTESFNLLHNSDKIGSVMGNSSNIFTISFDQDKTNDNNLTATFNFLTRLSAEYQLEISNPQSISFSFQSSNGEPQNKTINFIPSEISTINTNGGIDTVNKTAWFTIDIPIETFLQPVYFIAQPSNIENNSFQYNTALTTIEIVSTVGSFNQPITSVPFSAFKDQSVGSQIKIFFNTKINGGKYLRIKYFTDVISTNMISNSVHFTYPNSSISSNSYAKRDEISEISTTNLYGDSIANVDLANDETSNTFLQNEIFETYRLESTIRSAIVTEYGTYIPIATLNQNSSSGTSITTTSTSQFSSSLLNSSSILLSSLTSSKASTSNSLSSSRNLSSTLRTKIVSSSSSNITTSTYILSSSVQSTLNSSSASSSSIPTLTYISSKSAYSIQNSSYAPSTSSSSSTPIPTSSNITAITKESSRTYLNSSSFPTSKSFYVSTTILSSLPLSSNTSKIYPITTNSTTSKTSERISTLYDTNILYSLITSKQSEELGYVTKLFPIETLKNKTTTSIKIQTTSCPGGCSHITTKTALLEDIFTNQTKITSTIPAQVTTLISLLGHNTKTITRTSCSKGCSKQEIKTSQIQDIFTNKTEITSTYQPQVTTLLSLIGHNTKTITKKTSCSDSSGSTGQRIKTTQIEDISIGNSKTTLSITPEVTEIVSLLGHSSLIKTSSIVETITSSSLLNQPVQAQVTSITSLLGQSTLSTRKTTTIYTATTSSMAHVTIMEGSGNHLTIAFSGLFIMFFSLLF, from the coding sequence atggtatctctaataaatatacttCTAACAGCAACGACTGCATTCGCTTCAActacaaaatattttacaaatacTACCACTATAATACCAAGTAGTCCGAAACCATTCTTCTCTGACATTCAATTAAAGGATGCGTATTCTATGACAACCAATTGTACAGACCCAAATCATTGGTTTTTAGTACAAGCAGAATTATTCGTTCCTCAAGGTTCCAAAAATGACATATATATGACACTTCCAGAGCAATTCGGTTCCTTCCCCACTGAATCTTTCaatcttcttcataatTCAGATAAAATTGGTTCAGTAATGGGAAATTCTTCTAATATATTCACAATTTCATTTGATCAAGATAAaactaatgataataatttaactgctacttttaatttcttaacAAGATTATCCGCTGAATATCAATtagaaatttcaaatcctcaatcaatttctttttcgttCCAAAGTTCTAATGGAGAACCTCAAAATAAGactattaattttattccATCTGAAATTTCAACAATAAATACAAATGGTGGTATAGATACTGTAAATAAAACTGCCTGGTTCACTATTGATATTCCAATTGAGACTTTCTTACAACCTGTTTATTTCATTGCTCAGCcttcaaatattgaaaataattctttccaATATAATACTGCATTAACTACAATTGAAATAGTTTCAACTGTAGGGTCTTTCAATCAACCAATAACTTCAGTTCCATTTTCAGCTTTCAAAGATCAATCCGTTGGATCtcaaattaaaattttcttcaatacgAAAATTAACGGTGGGAAATATCTTCgtatcaaatatttcacTGATGTTATATCAACTAATATGATCTCAAATTCGGTTCATTTCACTTATCCAAACAGCAGTATTTCCTCTAACAGCTATGCTAAAAGAGATGAAATATCAGAAATTTCTACTACAAACTTATACGGTGATTCTATTGCAAATGTTGATCTAGCTAACGATGAAACTTCAAACACTTTCttacaaaatgaaatcTTCGAAACTTATAGACTGGAATCAACAATTCGTTCTGCTATCGTTACGGAATATGGTACATATATTCCAATTGCTACATTAAACCAAAACTCAAGTTCAGGTACTTCCATCACAACAACTTCAACATCTCAATTTTCATCCAGTTTATTAAATTCCTCTTCCATtcttttatcttctttaacCTCAAGTAAAGCTTCAACTTCTAATAGcttatcatcttcaagGAATTTATCTTCTACTTTAAGAACCAAGATAGTATCTTCCAGCTCTAGCAATATTACAACCTCAACATATATACTCTCAAGTTCAGTGCAAAGTACActaaattcatcttcagcatcttcttcttctatcCCAACTTTAACCTACATCTCTTCAAAGTCAGCTTATAGTATACAAAATTCAAGTTATGCACCATCAACctcgtcttcttcttctactCCTATTCcaacttcatcaaatatCACTGCAATAACTAAAGAAAGTTCAAGAACATATTTAAACAGTTCAAGTTTCCCCACATCTAAATCATTCTATGTTTCTACAACAATATTGTCGTCGTTACCACTTTCATCTAATacatcaaaaatatatccaATAACAACGAACAGTACTACTTCAAAAACTTCCGAAAGAATAAGTACACTTTATGATactaatattttatatagtTTAATAACGTCCAAACAATCAGAAGAACTTGGTTATGTAACAAAGTTATTCCCAATTGAgactttgaaaaataaaacaacGACATCAATTAAAATACAAACAACTTCATGTCCAGGTGGATGTTCCCATATTACCACTAAAACCGCTCTACttgaagatattttcaCTAACCAAACGAAGATTACTTCCACTATTCCTGCACAGGTGACAACATTGATTTCTCTATTAGGTCATAATACCAAAACAATCACAAGGACATCATGTTCCAAGGGTTGCTctaaacaagaaattaagACTTCTCAAATCCAAGATATTTTCACTAATAAAACTGAAATAACTTCCACTTATCAACCGCAAGTTACAACACTATTATCCTTAATAGGTCACAATACtaaaacaataacaaaaaaaacttCCTGTTCCGATAGCAGCGGTTCTACTGGACAAAGGATCAAAACCACTCAAATAGAAGACATTTCCATTGGGAATAGCAAAACAACATTATCCATCACTCCAGAAGTAACTgaaattgtttctttattagGTCATTCTTCTCTAATAAAAACCTCATCCATAGTTGAAACCATAACTAGTTCCTCACTATTAAATCAACCTGTACAAGCTCAAGTCACTTCAATTACTTCATTGCTTGGTCAATCAACATTAAGTACAAGGAAGACCACTACCATTTAtacagcaacaacaagtTCAATGGCACATGTTACAATAATGGAAGGTAGTGGGAACCATTTAACTATTGCATTCAGTGGActttttattatgtttttcagtttgttgttttaa
- the MDJ2 gene encoding Mdj2p (similar to Saccharomyces cerevisiae MDJ2 (YNL328C); ancestral locus Anc_3.10) has product MVLPLIIGSGVTIVALTLRSGLRAWTIYKSLSPITIARMNNIRIQQSQIQYPWKFQSTQLPSDLKRQLDQYQGGFYERMSEPEALLILNISAKEVNHLDEKFLNKKHRKAMYMNHPDKGGSPYLAIKINEAKDVLMHSVLLRKR; this is encoded by the coding sequence ATGGTCTTGCCCTTAATCATCGGTAGCGGAGTGACTATCGTCGCCCTCACATTGAGATCCGGATTACGTGCATGGACCATTTACAAATCCTTATCACCAATAACTATCGCCAGGATGAATAATATCCGTATACAACAGTCCCAAATCCAATATCCATGGAAATTTCAAAGTACTCAATTGCCCTCTGATTTGAAAAGGCAATTAGATCAATACCAAGGTGGGTTCTACGAGAGAATGTCTGAACCAGAAGCTTTGTTAATTTTGAACATATCCGCTAAAGAAGTGAACCATTTAGATGAGAAATTCCTCAACAAGAAACATCGCAAGGCTATGTATATGAATCATCCAGATAAAGGTGGTAGCCCCTACTTGGCTATTAAGATTAATGAAGCTAAAGATGTGTTAATGCATAGTGTCTTATTAAGAAAACGATAG
- the PEX6 gene encoding AAA family ATPase peroxin 6 (similar to Saccharomyces cerevisiae PEX6 (YNL329C); ancestral locus Anc_3.9) produces MLQASLLFDFTNQCGQCEVSGDVFHEWSKQNISTMQTYASIELPSYTYETKRFVVYCTLNESLNRNTIKIPAKLARVFTKTPAIESCSFVHHHDLQPPTLETVSILLKSTLYAKLMKLNSSREKLEFLRLKYHIEDMKTVIHSHDILDYSLCEVLTCSPFSQGVIDFNETQIIFVSSSDKKNNQLCATPNNIPIKALSLSKSQNTNLIVKLQCLMKSIPRELMIPTPSSTDDDSLFAFTDVQTFINLNITSGSFVKLSQIVGNNYQENATSCIVRLFLLLEPNDFKTNRIIYISPRICSNFPNDNTIKITPYDSFNINKVPVATKVSISRVGSWNNSQKLYQNIIFNNLKIFFLSKKRILQIGDLLPITFDSNFALLLNDTNDDDHDDDDDGDDGADIDNDDQQEVDSLVWFRIENVEFQDYKPDSTNAKVQFVIDPLQTKLSTSKFIKYPKLPLSKYEYKRFFNLPSIFPYDQGSIFPYAKQLSDILESSLFYAEKDIPMNISILLYSNHPNVGKKTLVKHTADWLGFHLLEIDCSSLPLNNGSLDSTNKILGSIRAKIENVLSYTTSTIITLSNLEYILSKTDPNQDPESTKLSQTMDLGINEIINHFTTNFKGVVFIIIMNNIDILPQNIRTKLKFEYLIPVPNEDQRLAIFQWYLTQEQLNNQKNKNSYKFKLSNNVNVSNLALHSASLTPLAIKSIVQTAKYKALKDRQEEENTDTGMIMWDNNYIFITMEHLQYAMDQAREGFSMSIGAPKIPKVTWDDIGGVELIKDEIMDTIDMPLRHPELFATGMKKRSGILFYGPPGTGKTLMAKAIASNFSLNFFSVKGPELLNMYIGESEANVRKVFQRARDAKPCVIFFDEIDSVAPKRGNQGDSGGVMDRIVSQLLAELDGMSTGDDGIFIIGATNRPDLLDEALLRPGRFDKLLYLGVPDTNEKQLNILKALTRKFTLHENVKLPILADKCPFNYTGADFYALCSDSMLNAMTRIASEIDEKVETYNKENGKGISIRYWFDNVATEEDTNVIVNMEDFIKAIKELKPSVSQDELDHYLSIKQNFEGASPSPSY; encoded by the coding sequence ATGTTACAAGCGTCTTTACTTTTCGATTTCACTAATCAATGCGGACAATGTGAAGTGTCTGGTGATGTTTTCCATGAATGGAGTAAACAAAACATATCTACAATGCAAACGTATGCATCCATTGAATTACCCAGTTATACATATGAAACCAAAAGATTTGTTGTCTACTGTACATTAAATGAGAGTCTGAATCGAAATACAATCAAAATTCCTGCCAAATTAGCTCGTGTCTTCACGAAGACTCCTGCTATCGAATCATGTTCTTTCGTTCATCATCATGATCTGCAACCACCAACATTAGAAACGGTTTCTATACTATTAAAAAGTACATTGTATGCTAAATTAATGAAGCTGAATAGTTCAcgtgaaaaattagaattcCTAAGACTGAAATATCATATCGAAGACATGAAAACTGTGATACATTCCCACGATATATTAGATTATTCTTTATGTGAGGTCCTAACATGTTCACCATTTTCTCAAGGGGTAATAGACTTCAATGAAACCCAAATTATATTTGTTAGTAGCTCTGACAAGAAGAATAATCAACTATGCGCAACACCGAATAATATACCTATTAAAGCACTTTCATTGAGCAAAAGCCAAAATACAAACTTAATAGTTAAATTGCAATGCTTAATGAAATCGATACCACGTGAATTGATGATACCGACACCCTCTTCAACAGACGATGATTCATTGTTTGCATTTACAGATGTTCAAACTTTTATAAATCTAAATATAACTAGTGGCTCATTTGTCAAACTATCTCAAATTGTTGGTAATAATTACCAAGAAAATGCTACGAGCTGTATAGTCAgactttttttattattagaacCGAATGATTTCAAAACAAATAGAATCATATACATATCTCCAAGAATATGCTCTAATTTCCCAAATGATAACACTATTAAGATAACTCCATATGattcttttaatataaataaagtTCCCGTTGCAACAAAAGTTTCCATTTCAAGAGTTGGAAGCTGGAATAATTCacaaaaattatatcaaaatattatattcaataacctgaaaatatttttcttatccaagaaaagaatactACAAATAGGTGATCTTTTGCCAATTACATTTGACTCAAACTTTGCACTTCTTTTAAATGATACCAATGACGATGATCATGACGACGATGACGACGGTGACGATGGCGCAGACATTGACAATGACGATCAACAAGAAGTTGATTCCTTAGTATGGTTTCGTATAGAAAACGTTGAATTCCAAGATTATAAACCAGATTCAACTAACGCGAAAGTTCAATTCGTGATTGATCCTTTACAAACGAAATTATCTACTTCCAAGTTTATTAAATATCCTAAATTGCCACTATccaaatatgaatataaacGTTTCTTCAATTTACCATCTATTTTCCCATATGACCAAGGTTCAATTTTCCCCTATGCTAAACAGTTAAGCGATATCTTGGagtcatcattattttatgCAGAAAAAGATATCCCTATGAATATTTCCATATTACTATATTCAAACCATCCCAATGTTGGTAAGAAAACTTTAGTAAAACATACTGCCGATTGGCTTGGTTTCCATTTGTTAGAGATTGATTGCTCATCATTACCTTTAAATAACGGTTCGTTAGATTCAACCAATAAAATTCTAGGTTCAATAAGAGCCAAAATTGAGAACGTTTTATCTTATACTACATCAACTATAATCACTCTATCGAATTTAGAATATATCTTATCTAAGACAGATCCAAATCAAGACCCAGAATCTACCAAATTATCACAAACGATGGATCTCggaattaatgaaattataaACCATTTCACTACTAATTTCAAAGGTGTCGtgtttataataataatgaataatattgatattctACCACAGAATATAAGAacgaaattgaaatttgaatatctaATCCCTGTTCCTAATGAAGATCAAAGACTTGCCATCTTCCAATGGTATTTAACCcaagaacaattaaataatcaaaaaaataaaaattccTATAAATTTAAACTCTCGAATAATGTCAACGTATCCAATTTGGCTCTTCATTCAGCAAGTTTGACCCCATTAGCTATCAAATCAATTGTTCAAACTGCAAAATATAAAGCATTGAAAGATCGccaagaagaagaaaacacAGATACTGGTATGATAATGTGGGATAACaattatatctttattactATGGAACACCTACAATATGCAATGGATCAAGCAAGAGAAGGATTTTCAATGTCAATAGGAGCTCCAAAAATTCCAAAGGTTACATGGGATGATATTGGTGGtgttgaattaattaaagatgaaatcaTGGATACCATAGATATGCCATTACGTCATCCTGAATTATTCGCAACAGgtatgaagaaaagaagtgGGATCTTGTTTTATGGACCACCTGGTACTGGGAAGACATTAATGGCAAAAGCCATTGCAAGTAATTTctcattaaattttttcagtGTTAAAGGTCCGGAACTTTTAAATATGTATATTGGTGAATCTGAAGCCAATGTTAGGAAAGTTTTCCAAAGAGCAAGAGATGCTAAACCTTGTGTCATCTTCTTcgatgaaattgattctGTAGCTCCAAAGAGAGGCAATCAAGGTGATTCTGGTGGTGTTATGGATAGAATTGTTTCGCAATTATTAGCCGAATTAGATGGGATGAGTACAGGTGATGATGggatatttattattggtgCAACAAATAGGCCAgatttattagatgaagCATTATTAAGACCTGGCAGATTcgataaattattatatcttGGCGTACCTGATACGAAtgaaaaacaattgaatattttaaaggCATTAACACGTAAATTTACTTTACATGAAAACGTCAAATTACCTATTTTAGCTGATAAATGTCCATTTAATTATACAGGTGCCGATTTCTATGCTTTATGTTCAGATTCTATGTTGAATGCAATGACAAGAATTGCCTCTGAAATAGATGAAAAAGTGGAAacatataataaagaaaatgggaAAGGTATATCTATACGGTATTGGTTTGATAATGTAGctactgaagaagataCAAATGTAATCGTTAACATGGAAGATTTCATAAAGGCAATTAAAGAGTTGAAACCTAGTGTTTCTCAAGATGAATTAGACCACTATCTAAGTATCAAGCAAAACTTTGAAGGAGCGTCGCCATCTCCTTCttattaa
- the PSF3 gene encoding DNA replication protein PSF3 (similar to Saccharomyces cerevisiae PSF3 (YOL146W); ancestral locus Anc_3.4) encodes MGYYDIDDILADSVEIPCKFQHDIPGLGYLENNPGKPISKNAKLDLPIWLARILAIVGGDANPDTMEDEEPLPFVELLTPDMFSPKVINAIKADPASLDLHAINSYFYSLATKWITLFNDKQLAEVVHNLLLERSQIINKYAGSVPVDLFHSSTDIGSGKKTGHSSHGGNSSMVRVSNSTFLLTLDEFEKKIYKKSHESYKDTKRWMFEK; translated from the coding sequence atgggATACtatgatattgatgatatacTGGCAGACTCTGTAGAAATACCGTGCAAATTTCAACATGATATACCAGGTCTAGGttatttggaaaataatcCAGGTAAACCAATAAGCAAAAATGCCAAATTAGATTTACCCATCTGGTTAGCAAGAATTCTTGCAATTGTTGGAGGTGATGCTAATCCAGATACTatggaagatgaagaacCTCTACCCTTTGTAGAATTGTTGACTCCGGACATGTTCTCACCGAAAGTTATCAATGCTATTAAAGCGGACCCAGCTTCATTGGATTTGCATGCTATAAACTCATATTTCTATAGTCTTGCTACTAAATGGATCacattatttaatgataaacaaTTGGCTGAAGTGGTgcataatttattattggaaaGGTCacaaattataaataaatatgcAGGTAGTGTGCCTGTTGATTTGTTTCATTCTTCCACAGATATAGGTAGTGGGAAGAAAACTGGACATAGTAGTCATGGTGGTAATTCTTCGATGGTTAGAGTCTCGAACAGCACTTTTTTATTGACATTAGATGAATttgagaagaaaatatataaaaagtCCCATGAATCGTATAAAGATACGAAAAGGTGGatgtttgaaaaataa
- the NDAI0G01390 gene encoding PEX11 family protein (similar to Saccharomyces cerevisiae PEX11 (YOL147C); ancestral locus Anc_3.3), giving the protein MIIDYQKIDTITIRRKMVLDTLVYHPTITRLIKFFDTSSGREKILRLLQYLCRFLALQDDNLATSPKKRLELQFLLIRKVLRFLKPLNFIRAASKAYDNKLTSDSLVRYCKIWKNVAFALYLALDQINLLHMLNLIPLTRFVTQTIPHWTNLAWLLSLFIGIVLDTRKVQIAQTCIYHVKHRSEKDKQNELDGDEDKKVLASARRERSMATRKLLWDILDSLIVLKNLSYIKTNDGYISLAGITTSLMGLQDLWNGTI; this is encoded by the coding sequence atgataattgaTTACCAGAAAATCGATACCATAACAATAAGACGAAAGATGGTATTGGATACTTTAGTTTATCATCCAACGATTACACGattaatcaaattttttgataCTAGTTCCGGTAGAGAGAAGATATTACGTTTATTACAATATCTTTGTCGGTTTTTAGCATTACAAGATGATAACTTAGCTACTTCACCGAAGAAGAGATTAGAATTAcaatttttattaattagGAAAGTTCTAAGATTTTTAAAACCTTTGAATTTCATAAGAGCAGCATCGAAGGCgtatgataataaattaactAGTGATTCATTAGTTCGTTATTGTaagatttggaaaaatgtTGCGTTTGCCCTATATCTTGCCTTAgatcaaataaatttgcTTCATATGTTGAATCTTATTCCATTAACGAGGTTTGTGACCCAAACCATACCACATTGGACAAATTTAGCTTGGTTATTATCGCTTTTCATTGGTATTGTTTTGGATACTAGGAAGGTTCAAATTGCTCAAACATGCATCTATCATGTGAAACATAGAAGCGAAAAGgataaacaaaatgaattggatgGTGATGAAGACAAGAAAGTTCTTGCGAGCGCAAGGAGAGAACGCTCGATGGCTACTAGAAAATTGTTATGGGACATTCTTGATTCATTGAttgttttaaaaaatttgtcCTATATAAAGACGAATGATGGATATATTAGTTTGGCAGGTATAACTACTTCTTTGATGGGGTTGCAAGACTTATGGAATGGTACCATTTAG